Part of the Crossiella cryophila genome, CGAGCTGGGGGTGATGCGGGCCACGAATGATGATCAGGCGCAGTCCCAGTGCATGCCCTGCCAGCGGGCGCCGTAGCGGGCCCACTCGAAGTAGTGCTGGTGGCGCGGGGGCACGATGGTGCACTTGCTGTCCGGGCCGTGCGCGCGGCGGACCACGTAGCTGATGTTGTTGCGGCAGTTGTTGGTCACGGTCACCCGCTGCCAGATCCCCTTGGCCGAGTGCTCGACCTTCGCGCAGTCCGGCGCCGCACTGGCGGCGGGGGCCACGGCCACCAGGGTGGCGAGGGAGAGTGTTGTTGCGGCGAGGGTGGCGAGCAGTCGGGTGGGTACGCGTCGCGTCATGCGGACCAGTGTCGAACCCGGCGTGGGCGGGCACCCGGTGAACCGGGCGGAACCACCCGGCCGATACCCGGTCTGTCCACAGTGGAGGAGTCGCTGTCCGGATCCGGACAGCGCCGATCGGGTCAGGGGCTTGACCGTGCCGTAGCGGCATAGTTTGGACTGTTCCCTGTCGGCGCGATCGTGCCGGGGAAGCAGGGCTCGGGGAGTGACCGTCGTGGGCTGGAGCACCAGGCAGTTGGCCGAACTGGCCGGCACGACCGTGCGCGCGGTGCGGCACTACCACGACGTCGGGCTGCTGGCGGAACCGGAGCGGCGGGCCAACGGTTACAAGCGGTACAGCGTGGCTCACCTGATCCGGGTGTTGCGCATCAAGCGGTTGACCGGTCTGGGGTTGTCACTGACCCAGATCGCCGAACTGGGCGATGCCGATGAGCACCCGGAAGAGGCATTGCGCTCACTGGACACCGAGTTGGCCGAGACCATCGAGCGGCTGCAGCGGGTGCGGGCCGAGTTGGCCCTGATCCTGCGGCGGTCCGCGCCGACCGACCTGGGTCCCGAGGTGGCCCAGGCGGTGGCCGGCACCACGATCAGTCCCGCGGACCGGGACTTCGTGGTGGTGCTGACCCGGATCCTGGCGCCGTCGATGCTGCGGTCCTACGCGGAGATGGTGCGCAAGACCAGTTCGGACCCGGTGATCGTCGAGTTCAACAGCCTGCCGGCCGACGCCGACGAGCAGACCCGGCAGGACCTGGCCGAACGGCTGGCGCCGGTGAGCAGGCGGATGATCGAGGGCACGCCGGAGCTGAAGGACCTGTTCGCCGGTGCGCCGCTGGGTGCGGCCACCGGGCTGCAGGCGATGAGCCAGGCCATCACCGATCTCTACAACCCGGCCCAGGTCGACGTGCTGG contains:
- a CDS encoding helix-turn-helix domain-containing protein, translated to MTVVGWSTRQLAELAGTTVRAVRHYHDVGLLAEPERRANGYKRYSVAHLIRVLRIKRLTGLGLSLTQIAELGDADEHPEEALRSLDTELAETIERLQRVRAELALILRRSAPTDLGPEVAQAVAGTTISPADRDFVVVLTRILAPSMLRSYAEMVRKTSSDPVIVEFNSLPADADEQTRQDLAERLAPVSRRMIEGTPELKDLFAGAPLGAATGLQAMSQAITDLYNPAQVDVLVRMTR